Proteins encoded together in one bacterium window:
- a CDS encoding cation diffusion facilitator family transporter: protein MEHGQLRRKTNVAILSVASNAVLVLLKLGVGLSIGAVSIISEALHSAVDLVAAAIALAAVRISGREADEDHPYGHGKYENISGAVEALLIFVAAAWIIVEAVHRLMKPAPLEAVGWGVAVMVVSAAANTIVSAMLFRVGRETDSLALQADAWHLRTDVYTSAGVMVGLGLIWGGKTLFPHAAIEWLDPVAAIGVALLIIRAAWRLTSEAVRGLLDTGLDRDERDWVAEYLRALVPRVCGYHHLHTRKGGATRYIEMHLIVDPALSLSAAHHLTDEVMAALREHFPGVHVTIHTEPCGEDCDELCQAGCFLPPDQRRTAREAI, encoded by the coding sequence GTGGAACACGGTCAGTTGCGGCGCAAGACGAACGTGGCCATTCTCTCGGTCGCGTCGAACGCCGTACTGGTGCTCCTGAAGCTGGGAGTGGGGCTCAGCATCGGCGCCGTGTCCATCATCTCGGAGGCCCTGCATTCGGCCGTGGACCTGGTCGCGGCCGCCATCGCCCTGGCTGCGGTGCGCATCTCGGGGCGCGAGGCCGATGAGGACCACCCGTACGGCCACGGCAAGTACGAGAACATCTCCGGTGCCGTGGAGGCGTTGCTGATCTTCGTCGCGGCCGCGTGGATCATCGTGGAGGCTGTCCACAGGCTCATGAAGCCCGCGCCACTGGAGGCCGTGGGCTGGGGTGTTGCCGTGATGGTGGTCTCGGCGGCGGCCAACACGATCGTGTCCGCGATGCTCTTCCGCGTCGGGCGCGAGACGGATTCGCTGGCCCTGCAGGCGGACGCCTGGCACCTGCGCACCGATGTCTACACCTCGGCCGGGGTCATGGTGGGCCTGGGGCTGATCTGGGGCGGCAAGACGCTCTTCCCCCATGCCGCCATCGAGTGGCTGGACCCCGTCGCAGCCATCGGTGTCGCGCTCCTCATCATCAGGGCGGCATGGCGCCTGACGTCCGAGGCGGTGCGGGGCTTGCTCGACACCGGTCTGGACAGAGATGAGCGCGACTGGGTCGCCGAGTACCTGCGGGCGCTGGTGCCCCGGGTGTGCGGCTATCACCACCTGCACACCCGCAAGGGTGGGGCCACGCGGTACATTGAGATGCACCTGATTGTGGACCCGGCCCTGTCGCTGTCTGCCGCGCACCACCTGACGGACGAGGTCATGGCTGCGCTACGCGAGCACTTCCCCGGCGTCCACGTAACGATCCACACCGAGCCCTGTGGCGAGGACTGCGACGAGTTGTGTCAGGCCGGGTGCTTCCTGCCCCCTGACCAGCGCCGCACCGCCCGGGAAGCAATCTGA
- a CDS encoding zf-TFIIB domain-containing protein produces MECPVCDERMREIERSAVMVDICPSGKGIWLDRGELEKLIEISRGEAPADDAPAMHPQDAYPREPRDHRHDDHDDHDHGHDRPHDDGRGYGHAGSHGRRRGSWLADILEGLGGGD; encoded by the coding sequence ATGGAGTGTCCCGTATGTGATGAGCGGATGCGCGAGATCGAGCGGTCGGCTGTCATGGTGGACATCTGCCCGTCCGGCAAGGGGATCTGGCTCGACCGGGGCGAGTTGGAGAAGCTGATCGAGATCAGCCGCGGTGAGGCCCCGGCCGACGACGCGCCTGCCATGCACCCGCAGGACGCATACCCCCGCGAGCCTCGAGACCACCGCCACGATGACCACGACGACCACGATCACGGGCACGACCGCCCCCACGACGATGGCCGCGGGTACGGTCACGCCGGCTCGCACGGTCGCCGGCGCGGGTCGTGGCTGGCGGACATCCTCGAGGGCCTCGGCGGTGGGGACTGA